The Juglans regia cultivar Chandler chromosome 1, Walnut 2.0, whole genome shotgun sequence nucleotide sequence tttttcctctttagaGAGAGTAGCTTTTTGCAAATTGGCTTAGCTCACGGGTTTGCCTCCCTCCTCCTTCACACACGAAATCAACATATTATAAAACATCTTTTGCTCCAGCACGAActctttcttattattttcccACAAATTCCACCTCTTCCTTTCCATCTCTCTCCAGTGTCCTCAACTTGCAAAGACCCTTTTCTCTTATTCCCACCTTGAGTCTTAACTCACTTTTCCAATCTGATTCTCTAAACTGGTTTTTTCTCCCTCCCTTTAACttgttttcttaatttgttctGATTCTCAGGCAAAATcccatctttttcttcactttGGTCCAATCCGATTGTCCTAGCATACCTTTCACttggttttgtttgttcttATTCGCAGATCACAATCCCATCATTCTCTTCACTCTGGTTCGCTCTgttctcgtttttttttttttttgtgtggtttTGATCAGAGGAAAGGGCGTTTCCTTTCTTGGGTTTGCTTCAATTTCCGTTCAAAGGGtctaattttcattttgtttgggtTGGACATGGGGGTCTCAAAGAAACCTCAAGTGGATGGAGGACTAGTTAGAGCTTCGTTGAAGCCGATAAGCACGAAGCCCAGAGGGAAAGAGAGCCAAGACGATGACGAGGTTGCGTGTTCCACAACCCCAACAGCAAAAGAAGCAAGAATACCAGAGAGATTGTCTTGCCCACCAGCCCCAAGGAAGCGCAGGCCTACTTCAAGATGTCATTTTGACGGTGTCAGGGAGTATTTCACTCCTCCTGATTTGGAGACAGTTTTCAAACTCCATGTTGAGAAAGCAAACTGAGTTAAGATTAGTCAAttcgaggaaaaaaaaaaaaaggaggaaaaaaaggtAGCGTTGAGAGTAGTTGGAAATTAGAGTTAAGGTAAGAGTAAAGTAAgggttttgttgtgtttttctCTGTCTTTTCTCTGTTTTAATATTGCTTTCTCCTCTCTGTTGTGGGTGGTGGAGGGAATCTGATGTACAAAGAAGATATTTAGCAAATGGTTATTCTAGTTTGGTTCATGTTTTTGTCAATGAGAAGTTTCTATATCATTTTCAAGCTCCTTGCTTTAGCTGGTTTTTTAGTTGCTAGTTTATATATGGTGTTTCTGTTGGAATGGACTACTTCGACTGTTTAATGCTTTCTTTGTCACTATTCTTTTTAGCAGAGGAGGTTGCTATGGTAAACATGGCTAATACAAAATGACCATAGGTTTTCTAGTCAGTCACCACAACGCCTACATCTTACATGTTTGGTCTTTCTACTCCCTTGTCCCTCCACACATAAATACACACGTGTGTTGAGTGCATAGAAATGCATAAAACGAGCCCATACCTAGTTAGGTTGCCAAAAGTTGGCCAACATAAGTAAAAGTAAATCTTTTTCAAGGCTGAGACGCTGCACGGATGCTTCGCAATCGATTGACTATGACAAATACCTCATATATGTCATCAGCTTAGAGCTCAAGtacccccccttttttttttcctatatgcTCTGCCACACTCTTTAATCTTCTTCTATGTCCCACTCACATGCCCCACCTCACCTGGAACTCTATGCAAAGCCAAACCTCCTCGTAATGCTTCTCTGATTATAAAAGGACAAACAAATATAAGGTTGTAGATTAGCATCCTAGGTGTGGTAGAGGGATTGTTTGGTAATGGTACAACTTTCAGATTGAATTCTTCAGGCAGGAACATGACATGATGACAAAGACGGTTTGCCCAAATACGGTGTTTGGAATGGCAAACTGACGTGTTTGTGGATAAGATTTTACGCATCTTTATCATTTCCTAAAGGCCAGTTGTTTATAATGGAGTAAAACAAGATATGTTCTGCACGATCAAGGGATATGCTAAAAAGTGACTGGGAAGTTTTTCTCAATCAATAAGGATCTCTTTACCATTAAACAATGGTTATGGGGATTAGGACCCTTTAAGTAGGTTAGTAAGCATGCATACAGTAAAGCTGTAGTAAACAAAACTAAGATCCTACTTTGTCAGATTGAGGTCCCTTTGGATTATATGAGAAACAGTCACTATAATGGTGCAATTGGACGCCACCTGAGGGGGGCTGCTGTTTGCTATTTTGTTTTCTTACATGAATACTTCTTtaattgtaacattttttttttaactgtacCCTTGCTTCCTCGGGGGGAGCGGCAGATTTTGCAAAGAAAATTCATTTGGGGGGCTCGATTATGTAAACTTTATTGGGTGAGACTGTACTGAAAAATGGAACTTTGTATTTGTGACTATTATGTAACTGAACAATCCATTCTCTCTAACAATCAATTAGTCTGGTTCTACAGTTAGCAAAATCACCCACAAACCGCGTCTCAAATTCCAGTTAATATCTACCTCTTTGAGCTTGGTGTCTTATCCCGTGAATTCCGGCCTCTAAATCTgcaataattctatttttaattggTCTTTTAGTGACGATAAAAACAGTAATTCACTGATTTCAGTTCTGTTTGGAGAGTAATGTAATGAAAGTAAGTTGTTTAGCTCCTCCATAAATCACCCTGTAATGGACAAAGCACCGAATCAATATCCTTTCCTTGCCTTGAGATACGGATTGATGGATCATATCCTAAGGGAAATGACACATTTTGTGGTGTATTGTTCCATACCGTCCATCATGGCTATTCATAAATTGCATTGGTCAATTGAATCAACTGAAGTTGCCTTTAGGACATTGGTCCGGATTTGATGCCTTGAATAAGCAACACGTCAGGGTGACTGGTTGGTGACAGTTGAGTTCTCgtatatttctcatttaatattgGTCCAAGTTTGGAGACGTATTGACTCACGCCTTGTTCTTGTACTTTAGCACCCTTTAAATAACTTGCATGGCTAAATAATAATGTTTCAAAGATACTTCAAGGAATACAGAGATATTCATTTCAGGGTCCCCTATACAAAACTTCTTCGAGTGGAAACAAAAGCATTATTTTTTTGCCTAAGCATGTGATTATAACTCCTAATTACATGGCACACACGCCCCTAACATGGAATTGTTTAACACAAAACAGAGTATTATTGTTCCAAAACCATGTGATTACTCTGAGCAGCAGGTGATCCAAAGCTTGTTGAGTTTTAAGATGCACCATGAATATGATTCTCATACTTTTCATTACttgtttaaagaaattaaagtCATAACAATGTTCAAAGAACCTCTGTGAGTTATTAATTGGCATGTGGCATGTTGATAGGCAGTCACTTTGTTCCCAACCAAGGAGTAAGTCAGCTGGTCATGGTCCTGGTACAGGTATTATCTCTTCATGACAATTGCTTGCATGTGCATCCCACATGAATAACTCAATTCATTTAAgattaattctatatataactgTGAAGTATGTAAATGCCGTATAAtccctttgaaaaatagtatgattcattcttaaaaaattaattttattcatgtgggttttatattttatttatttttttcaaagcgattacgcagcAGTTGCAcaattcattattacaaatatattttttcatgttctAATTGGCCACATACAAGGTAGAGGAAATACCATGTGGGATTCGACCAAAATACCCAACACCATGTTGGATCTGGGGGGcatcaaaataaacacaaaGACATTATACAGGAGAGAGAAATGGGAGGAGAGAGATGATTGAATGAGGGTTTTGAGGTTATTAAATTGTGAGGGAGAAAAGATAGGGGgattcataatttcatattagtattccattacattacattacattttTAGCCAAAACTCCAAAAGAGAATCCAATGTACtgaaatttgaatgaaaaaaaaaaaaaaaaggggtctTAGACAAAGTACACATGAGATGGGCCTCCAAAGGGAATCCTAAGAACCACCGAAAGATTCttattaaaatgtttttaaaaaaaacccaacactcGTAAATATAATACATTTGATTCACACAACCAATCATCGACTTTCGTTCCCCTTTTTCttgaccccaaaaaaaaaatatatatatatatatctatatatatatatatcaacgcGGTTTTGTGGACTCCTGCCCCAAATTCCCAGCCCCATCTATAGCCCACCACTTTGGGTGATGCCTGCCCCTGCTGCCCGGGACTTTTGGCGGGAAGCTAAAACCCTTGGCCATTAgtttttgtgagttttttttgaCAGTTTCGCGcccaaaaacaaaattgtaCGGCCGCGAAAAGCGGGCTGTGACTCTCGTCttccttatttctttctttattattctttttatttttgcccTTTGTATGTGTCAAAATTTGCCACCGGTAATTGAATCCTGACCGTCGGAAATATTTTGTGGAAGTGGGTGGGTCCCCCAGGATGAAGACAACATAAGATTCTGGGTTTATCGGAGGCCCGACGTCAAGTCTCATTTGATTAATGGGGGGGACCATAAGAACTCTTTATAATCACATAATTAGGGTGGAAAACATGGATAATCTCCAtcttattcaaataataattactctaaaaataatattgagatcATAATCAAGGTCCAACGACAGTCAACTTGATTTGACTCGAGGTTGATCTGTCAGTTTGTTCCAGAAGCTCCCGCAAGAATGACAAATATATCTCTTATATAAACTCATCGTTCGATTTTTCCCATATCTTTCTAGGTACATAATTTAACAAATACAATTACTTTtgatatttatcttataaaaataaatttataaattgatttgtcttgatatgatatattaaattataaaattatttttattataaaaatatttttatgaaatatttttatattaataacacttATGTGTTGGGAAAATTGTATTTATAAGCTCGATTCAACTTACCCTCGTATTCTTATAGTGTGTTGTACCACTCACTAACCAGGTCCAAACGCATACTTATGACCTGTGTACAAGAGTCACATCTATCATTGAACTCGtttagttataaaaatgaaaaaagataaaagttgaaagttgaataaaatattattaaaatataaatttttaatattatttttattttaaaatttaaaaatattgaattgtttattatattttgtatgaaaattttaaaaaatgataatgattagatgagattagGACTAGGCTTGGGCAAAATTTCTGAGATTCTGACTCCaaccgaattccgactccgttgTAGTTGGCAAAATTTGGAGTCGGACTCTAGTAGTTAGAGTTTAGAGTTGGAGTCGAAGCCCATGTGAGCTCCGAACTTCGACTCTggactccaattttttttttagcaacacatgatcaaaacgacgtcgtttcgtTTGAAGTGGAACGACGTCTTTTCGTGAAGAAGGGGGTCCAAAACGCAAGACTCCCTTCTTCCCCCTTACTTTCGCACAACAGTCCATTTGTCTCCACACGAGTTCACCTCCCCTACCGTCTGCCGTCACCTAAGGCCCTTGCGAGCCACCTTCTAGAGTTCATCACAAATTGTAAGAATAATTTGTTGTTCCTCCTCCAATAAATTTGTTGTTCCTCCTCAAATTGTAAAAATGTGAAACGTGATTTGTTATTCCTCATCcatttgtgaaatttgtatgatttgttgttcatttcAATGATTTGTAGTTTGCATTTCAATCATTTCGGATTTTAGgctattaaatttaagaattgagagatttaggttttggaaaaattAGGTGTTTTGGTTCCAAGGGACGTTCGCTCGAATGTAGCTCGAGCGAAAGTCACACAGATTGTTCGATCAAGCATTCGCTCGAgtgtggctcgagcgaacatcacaCAAATTGTTCGCTCAAGCTTTCGCTCGAATGTAATTTAAGCGAacgttcattttttttgtattttatttatttttaaaatggcAAACATGACTAGAcacatgtttttctttttcaatgtgtTTCCAATTTGTAGATAATTGTCATAATATGTTAAATGAAAGTTGTTTGTTAATTATTTCAGATTATTTGCTCAAATTATAGATGCTATACCATCTCGCTGCGATTCTCCACAAGAAGATGATGCACAACTGTAGTGACGCCAACGGTACTTCAGGTCGTAGACCCCCATCTAGAACAACTACCTCTTGTGCAAGTAGTCAAGTTCCAATAGATCTATAACACGTTGATATGCTTAATCAGGAGGAGGAGTTTATGAATGTTGAGGCAGACCCACCAGCACGACCTAGTAAAAAAAGGTCGTGGACATGAGAACATTTCACCAAAGTTCTCGGTGATCATGAGAACCCACAGACTCGATGCCACTATTGTAGGCAACTATGCGGTTATCATTCGAATAAGCAAGGCACGTCGGTATTAATAACACATCTTATGGACTGCTAGTGGTATAAGATATACAAAAGGCTGGTAGCAACTAATCAGACGAATCTAAATTATGAGACTTTTACGGCCACTGATGgcacacaaattaaaaatatatcaattttcaATACAATGAGAAGATGTTGAAGAATGTTATTGCATAGATGATTATCACCAATGAGATGCCTTTTACCACAGTTGACAAGGCAGACTTTTCGTAAATTTATACACACTTTCAAGCCacaatttctcatattttcacGGTATACAGTAATGCACGATTGTTTGAAGAGACATGCCAAGGAGAAGGCAGCGATGAAAGAAACGTTTGTCACCACTGGCCATAGAGTGTCATTTACGACTAATACATGGACCTCCATACAGAATGTGGattacatgtgtatcacagcccACTTTATTGACAATGAGTGGATGTTGTAGAAGCGGATTATCTACttcaaagaaattattaatCACAAGAGTCCATCCATTGGCAAGGAtatggatgactgtataaaggATTGAGGGATTCGAAAAGTGCTTTGTATTacggttgacaatgccagtgcgaatgacACTGCCATTGATTGGTTCAGGTGGAATATGACGGTAAATGAGGATATTATTCGTGAGAACCAGTTTATTCATCTTCGATATTGttctcatatcatcaacctcatagtttcTGAGAGATTCAAGGAAGTTGATGATTCCGTTATTAAAGTCTGGAACCTTATGAAATATGTGAGGGCTTCCCCCCAACAGCTCCGCCAAGGCAATAGTCGAACAACTTGAGATCTCATCTTCCAGTATGTTGCAACTGAACGTTCTGACTCAATAGAACTCTACATGcatgatgttggatgtagcGCAGAAATATCAAACAACGTTCGAGTGGATAGAGGTTGAGGATGAGGGCATGAGGTATGCTTTGCTGGAATCAGTTGGGGGGAGAATGGGGATCGGTGTGCCAAACAAACCCCTGATATAAGTTGGCGATTGTAAAAGATTGGATTAGAGATGTTCTTGGTGATGAGGATGCTGATCAGTTTATTAGATCGctattgatgatttatatagttataacaaCAACAATGGTCAGTCTTCCATCGAATGAGGTAGCTCCTCACGCCCGACCGACTCAACATCTTCCTGGGATGACACACATGAacaaagttcaaatttattgcAGCTATGAATGTATCATCAAAATAGTGCATTgaggaatattatgcagtgtaAGTCTAAAGTCAAGCATTACTTTGTGGAAGATGTTGATGCACCTAATGATACATTCTATATGTCAATTTGGTGGAAGTTGAATTTCAACAAGTTTTCAGTCATTTCCCAAATAACTAGAGATGTACTAGCTATTATTATCACTACGGTTGCTTCTGAGTCAGCGTTTAGTACCAGAAGTCCTGTCTTAGATGTTTATCAGAGTTCATTGTCTCCGACCACCATCGAGACCCTCGATTGCACACATAACTGGTTAAGTTCAGAGTAGATGTCGTTGATGTCGAGAGTTATAGGCTTGAATTACGtaactttatgattttaaataattttttacatagttttaatgtttttgttatttaatttataatttatatgattttgtagatcCAGCTATGAATCCCAAACTAATTATGGATGACTGAGACAAACGCACCATGGGATGACCCCTTTATTGGCGAGAAACTCAATACCATGATtaccatcatgcaaaactcgTTAAAGTTAGAGGTGTCGATGAGTTGATAATGTGTCATATTTTACGTTTATGTCATATATCACTTAACTGATGATTTAAAAGtctataattaaataattaaagaaaatatagcttctgatcaataaaatcatttgaagGAAAATTAGAAATCATTATCGAGTCATCAACTCAAATgcatgaactgtcaaaaggctCAAAACTTATGCGGGGGATTGTggttatttcatatttgaatttattttgatactataaatttaaatttatagcaatttgtaattttaaatttaatttagcgTTTACGATTTGTAGttcattgtatttaaattttagctttttaactta carries:
- the LOC118344292 gene encoding cyclin-dependent protein kinase inhibitor SMR6-like, which codes for MGVSKKPQVDGGLVRASLKPISTKPRGKESQDDDEVACSTTPTAKEARIPERLSCPPAPRKRRPTSRCHFDGVREYFTPPDLETVFKLHVEKAN